The Terriglobales bacterium genome includes a window with the following:
- a CDS encoding Ig-like domain repeat protein produces the protein MSLQPEVRQMILLRQLRSFWLSSTIVLALFMMTAIVSVRAQVAQDTDTTDTDVKFHKFQPKVPPEQAAPTAAARRPGPAGMSTAAAQQIQALEQEKDSRTPAQQKIDSNVLYTIRMLQGKPAAPGVPYLYTGIDLDQNNNVVVDIVAHVTDRLLQQLNSAGALVLYSNPALRSIRAIIPPDQMENIAASPDVIFIWPKQEAMTHGASAHEGAAENGALHRWAVAPGFEQRAALLRKQLSMLPVLGIINTGQGSVTTEGDATHRAFDARGVFGINGSGLKIGVLSSGVTSLAASQATGDLPPTCGSGASPCVTVLAGQTGSGDEGTAMMEIIYDMAPGANLYFATALPTITNFAQNIRDLRAAGCDIIVDDVFYFVETPFQEGQAPTVLSTTNGGVVIQAVNDVVADGALYFSSAGNEGNLDDGTSGTYEGDFNPVASSPPLPAGNVHNFGSTPYDTITRPGSPIDLFWADPLGGSNNDYDLYLLDSTSSTILASSTNIQNGTQDPFEQVSLQPNASRIVVFQKAGANNRFFHLANIRGRLAVATAGETHGHSAAAGAYTVAATPAAAAFSIGYPIGPFPNRFNSTNQVELFTSDGPRHIFFNGDSSSITPGNLTSTGGAVLNKPDITAADGVSVTGVGGFGSPFFGTSAAAPSAAAVAALVKSAKPSLTQAQIRSTLTSTAIDIMSPGFDRDSGSGIVMAYDAVNSLGLLGFANPELGAVIASENPGNGNGVIEAGEGAALTIQLRNLTGVRDATGITATLTTSTPGITVTLPNTTAYSDLAAGSGIGNNLGPLTFTVGSNVCQPAINFTLTLAYTGGPPRALNFSIPIGLITTLNNNLGTTPPPVPGITTATGTQNNRLFRNGAASTCALPKPFPGTLPVGPRIFDSYTFTACQSMCLKVGVTNAVFLTGSTYSPDFVPSNLALNYVGDTGGVGVSQACSTSVTASTPYTFVVADSSPTGTGIGTNYSLQIPACAYNCNVNQVPVAVVHDVRVVAGGGGTANASIDNGSFDPDGDPLTITQSPPGPYPAGRTNVLLTVVDPKGATAQASAVVTVASPTTTTIISSANPSAFATAVIFTANVTPTFGSAIPTGAMTFVDGSTTLGTSTLSGGTATFTTNALAIGSHSITAVYSGDPLSAGSNSSPALAQIVNGTTAVTADIGVTITHSPNVPVAAIGRQLTFTVTVTNHDATNPAQVALNLSTSAGPFELDSVGTPGAGDTCNPPSGNTIQCSIPVLAASSNAVFTLNVRPLFSSVRTFMVIAAEASNTNDSTTTDNTVSDTIKVRFKPFRQ, from the coding sequence ATGTCCCTGCAACCAGAGGTAAGACAGATGATATTGCTGCGGCAACTTCGCTCATTCTGGCTGTCTTCGACAATCGTTCTCGCCCTGTTCATGATGACAGCAATCGTCTCGGTGCGCGCCCAAGTCGCACAAGACACAGATACAACAGACACAGACGTGAAATTCCACAAGTTTCAACCTAAAGTGCCGCCAGAACAGGCGGCGCCGACAGCGGCAGCGCGGCGTCCGGGCCCGGCTGGGATGAGCACGGCCGCAGCGCAGCAGATCCAGGCGCTGGAGCAAGAGAAAGACTCGCGTACCCCAGCGCAGCAGAAAATTGATTCCAACGTTCTCTATACGATAAGGATGCTGCAGGGAAAGCCGGCTGCGCCCGGCGTGCCTTACCTTTACACCGGCATTGATCTCGACCAGAACAATAATGTGGTGGTGGATATCGTCGCGCATGTTACCGACCGGTTGCTGCAACAACTGAACTCTGCGGGAGCCCTGGTTCTGTATTCCAACCCGGCGCTGCGCAGCATTCGCGCGATCATTCCTCCGGACCAGATGGAAAATATTGCCGCCTCGCCGGATGTCATCTTTATCTGGCCCAAGCAAGAAGCTATGACGCACGGGGCGAGCGCACATGAGGGCGCGGCGGAGAACGGTGCCTTGCACCGTTGGGCCGTGGCCCCGGGCTTCGAACAGCGGGCAGCTCTCCTGCGAAAACAATTATCCATGCTACCCGTTTTGGGAATCATAAACACAGGACAAGGGAGTGTTACCACGGAAGGCGATGCGACACACCGCGCCTTCGACGCGCGGGGCGTCTTCGGAATCAATGGAAGCGGTCTGAAGATTGGCGTTCTATCCAGCGGAGTCACCAGCCTGGCCGCGAGCCAGGCCACCGGCGATCTGCCCCCGACTTGCGGAAGTGGGGCATCGCCGTGTGTTACTGTGCTGGCGGGACAAACCGGCTCCGGCGATGAAGGCACGGCCATGATGGAGATCATCTACGACATGGCGCCAGGCGCAAACCTATACTTCGCCACAGCGCTCCCGACCATCACCAATTTTGCGCAGAACATCCGCGACCTGCGAGCAGCCGGTTGCGACATCATTGTTGATGATGTCTTTTACTTCGTCGAAACCCCGTTCCAGGAAGGCCAGGCGCCAACTGTGCTCTCTACGACCAACGGTGGCGTGGTTATTCAGGCGGTCAATGACGTGGTCGCCGACGGCGCACTATACTTCTCTTCCGCTGGAAACGAGGGCAACCTGGATGATGGCACCTCGGGCACCTATGAAGGCGACTTTAACCCGGTGGCCTCCAGCCCTCCTTTGCCCGCCGGTAACGTCCACAATTTTGGCAGCACGCCCTATGACACCATTACCCGGCCGGGTTCTCCAATTGATCTGTTCTGGGCCGACCCTCTGGGCGGCTCTAACAATGATTACGACCTCTACCTGCTCGATTCCACAAGCAGCACTATTCTGGCTTCCTCTACCAACATCCAGAACGGAACCCAGGATCCGTTCGAGCAGGTGTCCTTGCAGCCTAACGCGAGCCGCATTGTCGTCTTCCAGAAAGCCGGAGCGAATAACCGGTTTTTCCACTTGGCCAACATACGTGGCAGACTGGCGGTCGCCACGGCGGGAGAAACGCATGGCCACTCGGCGGCCGCCGGAGCTTATACGGTCGCGGCCACACCTGCGGCGGCAGCATTCAGCATCGGTTATCCGATAGGGCCTTTCCCCAATCGCTTCAATTCCACCAACCAGGTGGAGTTGTTCACCTCCGATGGGCCCCGCCACATATTTTTCAATGGAGATTCATCGTCCATCACTCCGGGAAACCTCACATCTACAGGTGGCGCTGTGCTGAACAAGCCAGATATTACCGCTGCCGATGGCGTCTCGGTGACCGGAGTGGGAGGGTTCGGAAGTCCATTCTTCGGCACTTCGGCAGCAGCGCCCAGTGCGGCAGCGGTGGCAGCGTTGGTCAAATCCGCGAAACCATCTTTGACCCAGGCGCAAATACGAAGCACGTTGACCAGCACGGCGATTGACATTATGAGCCCGGGGTTCGATCGCGATTCCGGCAGCGGCATCGTTATGGCTTATGATGCGGTGAACTCGCTGGGTCTGCTCGGCTTTGCCAATCCTGAATTGGGAGCGGTCATCGCAAGCGAGAACCCGGGCAACGGCAATGGCGTCATCGAAGCCGGCGAAGGAGCCGCACTCACGATCCAATTGAGGAACCTCACGGGAGTCAGAGACGCTACCGGCATTACTGCGACGCTCACAACCTCGACCCCGGGAATAACCGTCACACTGCCGAACACTACTGCCTACAGCGACCTCGCGGCAGGCAGTGGGATCGGCAATAACTTGGGTCCGCTGACCTTCACGGTGGGAAGCAATGTATGCCAGCCGGCCATTAACTTCACGCTTACTTTGGCTTACACAGGAGGTCCGCCCAGGGCGTTGAACTTCAGCATCCCCATCGGGCTCATAACCACTCTTAACAACAACCTGGGCACGACGCCGCCTCCTGTACCCGGCATAACCACGGCAACCGGTACGCAAAACAACCGATTGTTTCGCAACGGGGCGGCGAGCACATGCGCGCTCCCGAAGCCATTCCCTGGAACGCTCCCGGTCGGTCCCAGAATCTTCGATTCCTACACCTTCACCGCATGCCAGTCCATGTGCTTGAAAGTTGGAGTGACAAATGCTGTTTTTCTGACCGGAAGTACTTATTCTCCTGATTTTGTTCCTAGCAACCTTGCCTTGAATTATGTGGGTGATACGGGCGGCGTCGGCGTCAGCCAGGCCTGCAGTACCAGCGTCACCGCCTCGACTCCCTACACTTTTGTGGTGGCTGACTCGAGTCCGACGGGCACAGGGATTGGAACCAACTACAGCCTGCAGATTCCCGCATGCGCCTACAACTGCAACGTCAATCAAGTGCCCGTGGCCGTAGTCCACGACGTGAGGGTAGTCGCCGGTGGGGGTGGAACCGCTAATGCCAGCATAGACAATGGATCGTTTGATCCTGATGGAGACCCGCTTACGATCACACAGTCGCCTCCCGGACCGTATCCCGCAGGGAGGACGAACGTGCTGCTTACAGTGGTAGACCCTAAAGGAGCAACCGCACAGGCGAGCGCCGTCGTGACGGTAGCGAGCCCGACAACGACGACGATCATCTCTTCCGCCAACCCCTCGGCCTTTGCAACCGCGGTTATATTCACGGCAAATGTGACTCCCACATTCGGTTCCGCCATACCTACCGGCGCCATGACCTTCGTGGATGGAAGCACAACCCTGGGAACAAGCACACTCTCGGGCGGAACAGCAACTTTCACTACAAATGCTCTTGCTATCGGCAGCCACTCGATTACAGCCGTATACAGTGGAGACCCGCTCTCTGCCGGCAGCAATTCGTCCCCGGCGCTGGCGCAAATTGTGAACGGCACTACCGCAGTGACGGCTGACATCGGCGTCACCATCACACACTCGCCCAATGTTCCTGTGGCTGCAATTGGGCGCCAACTGACATTCACCGTGACTGTGACTAACCACGACGCCACCAATCCGGCACAGGTTGCGCTCAACCTGAGCACGAGTGCCGGACCCTTTGAACTCGATTCTGTCGGTACACCTGGAGCAGGCGATACTTGCAACCCGCCGAGCGGTAACACCATACAGTGCAGCATTCCTGTGCTCGCGGCCAGCAGCAATGCGGTCTTCACGCTCAATGTGAGGCCGCTGTTCAGTAGTGTGCGCACGTTCATGGTAATTGCTGCTGAGGCCAGCAACACAAACGACTCGACCACAACAGACAATACTGTAAGCGACACGATCAAAGTGCGGTTTAAACCGTTCCGGCAATGA